The following coding sequences lie in one Cloeon dipterum chromosome 1, ieCloDipt1.1, whole genome shotgun sequence genomic window:
- the LOC135934260 gene encoding uncharacterized protein LOC135934260 isoform X2 has translation MLDGSLASTKSVTPSLESNPLRCLDLFCGCGGLSLGLEMSHLTTCLWAVDADPTACKSFAANFRQATVYQSSAIDWLKELKTGALFTKKGQKLPQTGEVEMIIGGPPCQGFSKLNRFKNNNTSVTNKSQVPVFLEIVAYFRPKCFLMENVKSFITEDGGKHFLAALQATKDLGYYFNFNVLQAADFGAPQQRPRFFLFGTLDSRRLAAAPISTHYSGLEVTSVKAASHTLSFTDKQEAYFQKVTVHHAIADLPDVEPQESGNKISYNSINSTFQFKMRNGSDTLRLHKLPTSLNPDDQKRITMIPPGSDWRCLPQSEHEECFKTGMPLAPKSLVKSSRSNGDWKGAYGRLRWSDLFMTVLTRPTLASKTGTIIHPIYNRTLTIREFARAQTFPDNFKFKGTIAQVQRQIGNAVPPLLAESLGRAFKI, from the exons ATGCTTGATGGCTCCCTTGCTTCAACAAAGAGTGTTACTCCGTCACTCGAATCAAATCCACTCCGATGCCTAGATCTGTTCTGCGGCTGCGGAGGATTATCCCTAGGGTTGGAGATGAGCCACCTGACAACCTGCCTTTGGGCAGTTGACGCAGACCCTACAGCGTGCAAATCCTTCGCTGCCAACTTCAGACAAGCAACAGTGTACCAAAGTTCAGCCATTGACTGGTTGAAAGAACTAAAAACG GGAGCATTGTTCACAAAAAAGGGACAGAAGCTGCCACAAACCGGCGAGGTGGAAATGATTATTGGAGGACCGCCGTGCCAAGGATTCtccaaattaaatagattCAAAAACAACAACACCTCAGTCACAAAC AAATCACAAGTTCCAGTGTTTCTGGAAATCGTCGCCTACTTCAGGCCTAAGTGCTTCTTGATGGAAAATGTCAAATCCTTCATCACAGAGGATGGTGGAAAACACTTTCTGGCAGCGCTGCAGGCAACCAAAGACTTGGGTTATTATTTCAACTTCAATGTCTTACAGGCTGCTGATTTCGGCGCACCTCAACAACGCCCTAG GTTCTTCCTGTTTGGCACCCTCGACAGCAGACGGCTGGCTGCAGCACCAATAAGCACCCATTACTCTGGTCTGGAAGTCACAAGTGTCAAAGCAGCCAGTCATACTCTG TCATTCACGGACAAACAGGAAGCTTACTTTCAAAAAGTTACTGTGCACCACGCCATTGCTGATTTGCCAGATGTTGAGCCACAAGAGAGCGGCAACAAAATCAGCTACAACTCAATCAACTCAACTTTCCAATTCAAA ATGAGGAATGGCAGTGACACTTTGCGATTGCATAAGCTCCCCACGTCACTGAATCCAGATGACCAAAAAAGGATCACAATGATCCCGCCAGGGTCAGACTGGCGATGCCTACCTCAGTCAGAACACGAGGAATGCTTCAAAAC AGGCATGCCCCTTGCACCTAAGTCACTGGTAAAGTCCTCTCGCTCTAATGGTGACTGGAAAGGAGCTTATGGCAGACTGCGATGGTCCGACCTCTTCATGACAGTTTTAACAAGACCAACCCTTGCTTCTAAGACTGGGACAATCATCCATCCTATCTACAATAGAACCCTGACAATACGAGAGTTTGCACGAGCACAGACCTTTCCAGAcaacttcaaattcaaaggGACCATAGCTCAAGTTCAGCGACAG ATTGGAAACGCGGTACCCCCCCTTCTGGCTGAATCACTCGGACGTGCATTCAAAATCTAA
- the LOC135934260 gene encoding uncharacterized protein LOC135934260 isoform X1 — MLDGSLASTKSVTPSLESNPLRCLDLFCGCGGLSLGLEMSHLTTCLWAVDADPTACKSFAANFRQATVYQSSAIDWLKELKTGALFTKKGQKLPQTGEVEMIIGGPPCQGFSKLNRFKNNNTSVTNKSQVPVFLEIVAYFRPKCFLMENVKSFITEDGGKHFLAALQATKDLGYYFNFNVLQAADFGAPQQRPRFFLFGTLDSRRLAAAPISTHYSGLEVTSVKAASHTLSFTDKQEAYFQKVTVHHAIADLPDVEPQESGNKISYNSINSTFQFKMRNGSDTLRLHKLPTSLNPDDQKRITMIPPGSDWRCLPQSEHEECFKTFALTSLKIYLKLIFLFSTSIRGMPLAPKSLVKSSRSNGDWKGAYGRLRWSDLFMTVLTRPTLASKTGTIIHPIYNRTLTIREFARAQTFPDNFKFKGTIAQVQRQIGNAVPPLLAESLGRAFKI; from the exons ATGCTTGATGGCTCCCTTGCTTCAACAAAGAGTGTTACTCCGTCACTCGAATCAAATCCACTCCGATGCCTAGATCTGTTCTGCGGCTGCGGAGGATTATCCCTAGGGTTGGAGATGAGCCACCTGACAACCTGCCTTTGGGCAGTTGACGCAGACCCTACAGCGTGCAAATCCTTCGCTGCCAACTTCAGACAAGCAACAGTGTACCAAAGTTCAGCCATTGACTGGTTGAAAGAACTAAAAACG GGAGCATTGTTCACAAAAAAGGGACAGAAGCTGCCACAAACCGGCGAGGTGGAAATGATTATTGGAGGACCGCCGTGCCAAGGATTCtccaaattaaatagattCAAAAACAACAACACCTCAGTCACAAAC AAATCACAAGTTCCAGTGTTTCTGGAAATCGTCGCCTACTTCAGGCCTAAGTGCTTCTTGATGGAAAATGTCAAATCCTTCATCACAGAGGATGGTGGAAAACACTTTCTGGCAGCGCTGCAGGCAACCAAAGACTTGGGTTATTATTTCAACTTCAATGTCTTACAGGCTGCTGATTTCGGCGCACCTCAACAACGCCCTAG GTTCTTCCTGTTTGGCACCCTCGACAGCAGACGGCTGGCTGCAGCACCAATAAGCACCCATTACTCTGGTCTGGAAGTCACAAGTGTCAAAGCAGCCAGTCATACTCTG TCATTCACGGACAAACAGGAAGCTTACTTTCAAAAAGTTACTGTGCACCACGCCATTGCTGATTTGCCAGATGTTGAGCCACAAGAGAGCGGCAACAAAATCAGCTACAACTCAATCAACTCAACTTTCCAATTCAAA ATGAGGAATGGCAGTGACACTTTGCGATTGCATAAGCTCCCCACGTCACTGAATCCAGATGACCAAAAAAGGATCACAATGATCCCGCCAGGGTCAGACTGGCGATGCCTACCTCAGTCAGAACACGAGGAATGCTTCAAAACGTTTGCGCTAACTtcgcttaaaatttatttaaaattaatcttcctCTTCTCTACTTCCATTAGAGGCATGCCCCTTGCACCTAAGTCACTGGTAAAGTCCTCTCGCTCTAATGGTGACTGGAAAGGAGCTTATGGCAGACTGCGATGGTCCGACCTCTTCATGACAGTTTTAACAAGACCAACCCTTGCTTCTAAGACTGGGACAATCATCCATCCTATCTACAATAGAACCCTGACAATACGAGAGTTTGCACGAGCACAGACCTTTCCAGAcaacttcaaattcaaaggGACCATAGCTCAAGTTCAGCGACAG ATTGGAAACGCGGTACCCCCCCTTCTGGCTGAATCACTCGGACGTGCATTCAAAATCTAA